One genomic region from Verrucomicrobiia bacterium encodes:
- a CDS encoding glycosyltransferase family 25 protein, whose product MSARPSLFHVISLDPGGARHRDFAANNAHLGRPEVFQAIRGADIPLAERVASGLMTADLTASGSVTEGSVGCAASHRALWRRIAGSAQGAMILEDDAFTHPELPDYIAAHRKALDDADIVLFGVNMDSVLATVSPQGVTSRSGLAPKYPDAGWIESAFGATALADVRRHRLLNAFGLCCYWLSPSGAQRLLDGCYPLTLEPTEIPGVMTRYPGSAIDTRLNAFFPRVEAYVTLPFLAYTPNLDSSTLT is encoded by the coding sequence ATGAGTGCGCGCCCATCCCTTTTCCACGTCATCAGTCTGGACCCCGGTGGCGCGCGGCATCGCGACTTTGCTGCAAACAATGCCCATTTGGGGCGTCCCGAGGTGTTTCAGGCCATCCGGGGGGCTGATATCCCGCTGGCGGAGCGGGTGGCCTCGGGATTGATGACCGCGGACCTGACCGCCTCGGGCTCGGTGACGGAGGGGAGCGTGGGCTGCGCGGCCAGTCACCGCGCCCTCTGGCGCCGGATCGCGGGCTCGGCCCAGGGAGCCATGATCCTTGAGGACGACGCCTTCACCCATCCGGAATTGCCCGACTATATTGCGGCCCACCGGAAGGCCCTCGACGACGCCGATATCGTGCTGTTCGGCGTCAACATGGACTCAGTCCTTGCCACCGTCAGCCCTCAGGGTGTCACCAGCCGTTCGGGCCTGGCACCGAAGTATCCAGACGCCGGGTGGATTGAGTCCGCCTTTGGCGCGACGGCGCTGGCCGACGTGCGGCGGCATCGCCTGCTCAACGCTTTCGGGCTGTGCTGCTATTGGCTCAGCCCGTCCGGTGCGCAGCGGTTGCTCGATGGATGCTACCCCTTGACCCTGGAACCGACCGAGATCCCCGGCGTGATGACGCGCTATCCGGGCTCGGCCATTGATACCCGGCTCAATGCGTTTTTCCCGCGGGTTGAGGCGTATGTGACCCTGCCATTCCTGGCCTACACGCCCAATCTTGACTCCTCGACCTTGACCTGA
- a CDS encoding TerC family protein: MHPGYWLAFLLFVLVALALDLGVFHRDGHRVGFREALAWTSVWVACALAFAFVVAPRWIPGWTPAATASFVTGYVVELSLSMDNVFVIAVIFRYFRVPNEWQHRVLIWGILGALVMRAVMIMAGAALIARFHWTLYVMGVFLVYTGIRMLRSSGGADAVDPEHNPVVRLVRRFLPVAPNYDGQRFITIHGGRRMLTPLALVLVVVETTDVVFALDSIPAIFGVTTNPFIVFTSNVFAILGLRSLYFVLASLMDYFKLLKYGLAIVLVFIGLKMLADHWLKAWLGEYLVNVSLGFVIGTILTSMLVSVILGLREHPHGAPPASPPPDPSR, from the coding sequence ATGCACCCAGGGTACTGGCTGGCGTTCCTGCTCTTCGTTCTCGTCGCCCTCGCGCTGGACCTCGGGGTGTTCCATCGCGACGGGCATCGCGTCGGATTCCGGGAGGCGCTTGCCTGGACGTCGGTCTGGGTGGCGTGCGCCCTGGCCTTCGCCTTCGTGGTGGCTCCGCGGTGGATCCCGGGCTGGACCCCGGCCGCGACGGCATCCTTCGTCACCGGCTACGTGGTCGAATTGTCGCTGTCCATGGACAACGTCTTCGTGATCGCGGTCATCTTCCGGTACTTCCGCGTGCCCAACGAATGGCAGCACCGGGTCCTGATCTGGGGGATCCTGGGCGCCCTGGTGATGCGGGCGGTGATGATCATGGCCGGGGCCGCACTGATCGCACGGTTCCACTGGACGCTCTACGTGATGGGGGTGTTCCTGGTGTACACCGGCATCCGGATGCTGCGGAGCTCCGGGGGTGCCGATGCGGTGGATCCCGAGCACAATCCGGTGGTGCGGCTCGTCCGCCGGTTCCTGCCCGTCGCGCCCAATTACGATGGACAACGGTTCATCACCATCCACGGCGGGCGCCGCATGCTCACGCCGCTGGCGCTGGTGCTTGTGGTGGTGGAGACCACCGACGTGGTGTTCGCCCTCGACTCGATCCCGGCCATTTTCGGCGTCACCACCAACCCGTTCATCGTCTTCACGTCCAATGTGTTCGCGATTCTTGGATTGCGATCGCTCTACTTCGTCCTGGCGAGCCTCATGGACTATTTCAAGCTGCTCAAATACGGCCTGGCCATCGTGCTCGTCTTCATCGGCCTGAAAATGCTGGCGGACCACTGGCTCAAGGCCTGGCTCGGGGAATACCTGGTCAATGTCTCCCTGGGTTTCGTGATCGGAACGATCCTCACCTCCATGTTGGTGTCGGTGATCCTGGGCCTCCGGGAGCATCCACACGGCGCACCGCCGGCTTCGCCGCCACCGGATCCGTCCCGATGA
- a CDS encoding c-type cytochrome, with the protein MKFRGVLIGITAMVLAGSLSCGPAAAQELKPGNSADAEAKSPEQQQAAFRLAPGFQIELVASEETGLPKPVSVAFDDSGRMWAVTATEYPRDQDPEVWKSPGRDRVVIFDTPLAPGPHTARTFADGLVMPLSVLPHRNGAIVAQGPEILFLEDSNGDGRADRRRVLLRGFGVQDTHTLPHQLEPLPGNWVVFSQGVLNSGTAVTSTGAQVNFDKTVIARFRPDGSELEILGTGLNNIWAWVQDRNGRVFFHEANDLGYSLVPFERDTSYPSFIKRLVHPDAPYHPPTAPHLSLGGTGFSGLALSDDRSGSFPPPWKDVFFVANPITRKINTVAASLDTNGVFTFRQLPDLVTSEDEFFRPVALRFGPDGCLYVVDWYNPIISHNEVDRNHPARDKTRGRVWRVRHESQTRRSAPDVAAAPNAALLRHLQAPGTWEMRAAWHQIVERGVRELVPGLITLIRDPAIPDDVRIHAVWCLEGLGAYDPGLWRELLASGNPDVRHEAVRALSSLRPPAESVFNLLQPLADEPAFRVRHEIIRFFRDCPEPVSDAQRAWLARWRTDPDLTQTIKGWERDYLAPGGVYESAFQNLLLQMVDEKEHPRFPSPVSTRWSQVLGQRPPRSAEDQERLSDRLRNLLKAVTSEAASDGARGRQLFEERCAGCHAITGDGRGFGPSLSGSRNRTPEAVLTAILDPGQAIEGVFRTYRVETVGGDVFEGFFGEETPEALTLRFAGGTQEVIPVQDIRAAGYVDGLSVMPEGLLDSLSDQEAVDLVRYVLSLP; encoded by the coding sequence ATGAAGTTTCGGGGCGTCCTCATTGGCATTACTGCAATGGTTTTGGCGGGATCCTTGTCGTGTGGGCCTGCCGCGGCGCAGGAGTTGAAGCCGGGCAACAGCGCCGATGCCGAAGCGAAGTCACCGGAGCAACAACAGGCCGCCTTCCGGCTGGCTCCAGGATTTCAGATCGAGCTGGTCGCCAGCGAGGAGACCGGGCTGCCGAAGCCGGTGTCTGTTGCGTTTGATGACTCCGGTCGGATGTGGGCGGTCACCGCAACGGAGTATCCGCGGGATCAGGATCCGGAGGTCTGGAAATCACCCGGACGCGACCGGGTTGTGATCTTCGACACCCCCCTCGCCCCCGGGCCGCACACCGCCCGAACGTTTGCGGACGGCCTGGTGATGCCGTTGAGCGTGCTGCCCCATCGCAACGGCGCCATCGTCGCCCAGGGACCGGAGATCCTGTTCCTTGAGGACTCCAATGGCGATGGGCGGGCCGACCGCCGCCGGGTGCTCCTGCGGGGCTTCGGAGTTCAAGATACCCACACGCTTCCCCATCAATTGGAACCTCTGCCGGGGAATTGGGTCGTCTTTTCTCAGGGGGTCCTCAACAGCGGGACCGCGGTGACTTCCACGGGCGCGCAGGTGAATTTCGACAAGACGGTGATCGCGCGGTTTCGTCCGGACGGCTCGGAATTGGAGATTCTTGGCACGGGCCTGAACAACATCTGGGCGTGGGTCCAGGATCGGAATGGTCGGGTCTTCTTTCATGAGGCCAACGACCTCGGCTATAGCCTGGTGCCCTTCGAGCGCGACACCTCTTATCCGAGTTTCATCAAACGACTGGTGCATCCCGACGCCCCCTATCATCCGCCCACCGCACCCCATCTCAGCTTGGGCGGGACCGGATTTTCCGGGCTGGCGTTGTCCGATGACCGCTCCGGGTCGTTTCCTCCCCCGTGGAAGGACGTCTTTTTTGTCGCCAACCCAATCACCCGGAAGATCAACACGGTGGCCGCCAGCCTGGACACCAACGGGGTGTTCACATTCCGGCAGCTCCCCGATCTGGTGACCTCTGAGGATGAATTCTTCCGTCCTGTGGCGTTGCGGTTCGGTCCGGACGGCTGCCTTTATGTCGTGGATTGGTACAACCCGATCATCTCCCACAACGAGGTGGACCGGAATCATCCGGCCCGGGACAAGACCCGCGGGCGGGTGTGGCGGGTGCGGCATGAGAGCCAGACCCGGCGCTCTGCGCCTGATGTGGCCGCGGCGCCGAACGCCGCGTTGCTCCGTCATCTCCAGGCGCCTGGCACCTGGGAGATGCGGGCGGCCTGGCACCAGATCGTTGAGCGCGGGGTCCGGGAACTCGTGCCCGGGCTCATCACGTTGATCCGCGATCCCGCAATCCCGGATGATGTGCGGATCCACGCGGTGTGGTGCTTGGAAGGACTGGGGGCGTACGACCCCGGACTGTGGCGCGAGCTTCTGGCCAGCGGGAATCCGGACGTCCGGCACGAAGCGGTGCGCGCCCTTTCCTCGCTCCGGCCGCCCGCGGAGTCCGTGTTCAACCTGTTACAACCCCTGGCCGACGAACCGGCCTTCAGGGTGCGCCATGAGATCATCCGCTTCTTCCGGGACTGTCCGGAGCCGGTGAGCGATGCGCAGCGCGCCTGGCTGGCGCGGTGGCGGACGGATCCGGACCTGACGCAGACCATCAAGGGCTGGGAGCGGGACTATCTGGCTCCAGGCGGAGTCTATGAATCCGCTTTTCAGAACCTGCTGCTCCAGATGGTGGACGAGAAGGAGCATCCACGATTCCCGTCCCCGGTCTCCACACGCTGGTCCCAGGTCCTGGGACAGCGTCCGCCCCGGTCGGCCGAAGATCAGGAGCGGCTCAGCGATCGTCTTCGAAATCTCTTGAAGGCCGTGACGTCCGAAGCGGCATCGGACGGCGCCCGCGGGCGGCAGTTGTTCGAGGAACGCTGTGCGGGCTGTCATGCGATCACCGGTGACGGCCGCGGGTTTGGCCCCTCGCTGAGCGGTTCGCGAAACCGCACCCCGGAGGCCGTGCTGACGGCGATTCTGGATCCGGGCCAGGCCATTGAGGGCGTTTTTCGCACCTACCGGGTGGAGACCGTGGGCGGCGATGTTTTCGAGGGGTTTTTCGGAGAGGAGACCCCGGAGGCGTTGACCCTGCGATTTGCAGGGGGAACGCAGGAGGTGATTCCGGTGCAGGATATCCGGGCTGCGGGCTATGTGGACGGTCTGTCGGTCATGCCGGAAGGGTTGCTGGACTCCCTTTCGGATCAGGAGGCGGTGGACCTCGTGCGTTATGTGCTGTCCCTGCCGTAG
- a CDS encoding ABC transporter ATP-binding protein encodes MPLLDIRNLQIDFGTTRVVDGVSLSIHEGRTLCLVGESGCGKSVTALSIARLLTTPPARYAGGEILLQGRDVLRLSAAELRGIRGGVVSYVFQEPGASLNPVMRIGSQILESLRLHRPAKATDDEALRLLKLVGIPAPGSRTRDYPHQLSGGMQQRVMIAMALASEPKLLVADEPTTALDVTIQAQIIELLRDLQRQLGMAILLITHNLGLVGDLADHVAVMYAGQIVEEAPATDLLRRPLHPYTQALMRSVPEIGRQHERLQAIPGNVPGPGNWPPGCRFAPRCPVARAGCSTLQPHLGPAAGERLVRCPFWED; translated from the coding sequence ATGCCCCTGCTCGATATTCGCAACCTCCAGATTGATTTTGGCACCACCCGAGTCGTGGATGGGGTTTCGTTGTCCATTCACGAGGGGCGAACCCTGTGCCTCGTCGGCGAAAGCGGCTGCGGCAAGAGCGTCACGGCGCTGAGCATCGCCCGGTTGCTGACCACCCCGCCGGCGCGCTATGCCGGCGGTGAAATCCTCCTCCAGGGCCGCGACGTGCTGCGACTGTCGGCGGCGGAATTGCGAGGCATCCGGGGCGGCGTGGTGAGCTACGTGTTCCAGGAACCGGGCGCTTCATTGAATCCCGTCATGCGCATCGGATCGCAGATTTTGGAGTCTCTGAGGCTTCACCGTCCGGCGAAGGCAACGGACGACGAAGCCCTCCGCCTGCTGAAGCTTGTGGGCATTCCCGCGCCCGGGAGCCGCACGCGGGATTATCCGCACCAGCTTTCCGGGGGGATGCAGCAGCGGGTGATGATTGCCATGGCGCTGGCGAGCGAACCGAAGCTGCTGGTGGCCGACGAGCCGACCACCGCGCTCGACGTGACGATCCAGGCCCAGATCATCGAGCTGCTGCGCGACCTCCAGCGGCAGCTCGGCATGGCAATCCTGCTCATCACGCACAATCTCGGCCTCGTCGGCGACCTGGCCGACCACGTGGCCGTGATGTACGCCGGCCAGATCGTCGAGGAGGCCCCGGCGACGGATCTCCTGCGCCGCCCGCTGCACCCCTACACGCAGGCGCTGATGCGTTCGGTACCGGAGATCGGCCGTCAGCATGAGCGCCTTCAGGCGATTCCCGGCAACGTGCCCGGCCCCGGCAACTGGCCGCCCGGCTGCCGCTTTGCCCCGCGGTGTCCCGTCGCCCGCGCCGGGTGTTCGACCCTTCAGCCGCATCTGGGTCCGGCGGCAGGTGAGCGCCTCGTGCGCTGTCCCTTCTGGGAGGATTGA
- a CDS encoding DUF1549 domain-containing protein, translated as MAGPRFVAVIWILVAAGVWRLAGAVPPTVEAIAQLPPAAAGPVDFERDIRPILESSCVNCHGRGKAKGDWRLDTRETLLQPGASGPAVIPGRSAASRMIHLVAGTDPEDVMPQKGTRLTAEQVGLLRAWVDQEAPWPEDISFARPADRNLVPRRPDLPDGGTGHPLDRFIEAYFRQAGVSPAGVVDDRTFCRRVSLDVLGLLPTPAALDAFEADPAPDKRARWVRSLLADGPRYAQHWLTFWNDLLRNDYRGTGYIDGGRKQISSWLYAALRDNKPYDQFVRELVNPTEASEGFSRGIVWRGTVNASMTPPMQAAQNISQVFMGVNLKCASCHDSFIDDWQLSDAYGLAGIYSEERLEMVLCDKPTGRIAPLRFLFPQLGAVDPEAPRDRRLEQLARLITGPDNGRLSRTIVNRLWARFLGRGLVEPLDVMQHPAWDPDLLDWLAEDLVAHGWDLKRTMEQILTSRAYQLPAVSLPEAPDEAFVFRGPGIRRLTAEQFRDALGSVTGVWPDRPEGGLDALLVEPGSAEPLPASPFWIWSDAHAATSAPPGTNWFRRPLVLANVPGEATLHVQVDNAVRVFLNGGRIRGVEAADWDRPGIYDLRRGLRTGTNELVLEAVNGGDAPNPAGLLAYVKLRPDADGGGDPLDVASDAAWGVSDRPVNAAAPDEGVVWRPAQVLGPPGMEPWRAVDTLARSVAGRPVYGQVRASLTAADPLMLALGRPNREQVTTVRQSAPTTIQALELTNGETLSTLLHRGAERLLAGGTDGRQLTERLFVRALSRPPNAQELDLSLGLVGEPPRREGVEDLLWSLAMLPEFQFIF; from the coding sequence ATGGCTGGGCCTCGTTTTGTCGCCGTGATTTGGATCCTGGTCGCCGCGGGTGTTTGGCGGCTGGCCGGGGCCGTGCCGCCGACCGTGGAGGCCATCGCCCAACTGCCCCCGGCCGCCGCCGGACCGGTGGACTTTGAGCGCGATATTCGCCCGATCCTTGAATCGAGTTGCGTCAACTGCCACGGCCGCGGCAAGGCCAAGGGAGACTGGCGTCTCGACACCCGTGAAACCCTGCTGCAGCCGGGGGCCTCCGGCCCGGCCGTCATTCCCGGCCGCAGTGCGGCGAGCCGAATGATCCATCTGGTGGCCGGCACCGACCCCGAGGATGTCATGCCGCAAAAAGGCACCCGCCTCACCGCGGAACAGGTGGGTCTGCTGCGGGCCTGGGTGGATCAGGAGGCACCGTGGCCCGAGGATATCAGCTTTGCCCGGCCCGCCGATCGCAACCTCGTGCCCCGGCGTCCCGACCTTCCCGACGGAGGAACCGGACACCCGCTGGACCGGTTTATTGAGGCCTATTTCCGTCAGGCGGGGGTGTCGCCGGCCGGGGTTGTGGACGACCGGACTTTTTGCCGACGGGTGTCCCTGGACGTTCTGGGTCTCCTGCCGACCCCGGCGGCGTTGGACGCCTTCGAGGCGGACCCGGCTCCGGACAAGCGGGCGCGGTGGGTCCGGAGCCTTCTGGCCGACGGGCCGCGCTATGCCCAGCACTGGCTCACTTTTTGGAACGACCTGCTGCGGAATGATTACCGGGGCACCGGGTACATTGACGGAGGCCGGAAGCAGATCAGCTCATGGCTCTACGCCGCGCTGCGGGACAACAAGCCCTACGACCAGTTTGTCCGCGAACTGGTGAACCCGACCGAGGCCAGCGAGGGGTTCAGCCGGGGCATCGTCTGGCGGGGTACGGTCAATGCCTCCATGACCCCACCCATGCAGGCGGCGCAAAACATCAGCCAGGTGTTCATGGGGGTGAACCTCAAGTGTGCATCGTGCCACGACTCCTTCATTGACGACTGGCAGTTGAGCGATGCCTATGGACTGGCCGGCATTTATTCCGAAGAACGGCTTGAAATGGTGCTATGTGACAAGCCGACCGGCCGGATCGCACCGCTCCGATTCCTCTTTCCGCAATTGGGCGCGGTGGACCCGGAGGCGCCACGGGACCGGCGTCTGGAGCAACTGGCCCGGCTCATCACGGGTCCGGACAACGGCCGTCTCTCCCGCACGATCGTCAACCGCCTCTGGGCGCGCTTCCTGGGCCGCGGTCTCGTGGAACCTCTTGATGTGATGCAGCATCCGGCCTGGGATCCGGACCTGCTGGACTGGCTCGCTGAGGACCTTGTGGCCCATGGCTGGGACCTCAAGCGGACCATGGAGCAAATCCTGACCTCCCGGGCCTATCAGTTGCCGGCGGTCAGCCTGCCGGAGGCGCCGGACGAGGCGTTTGTGTTTCGCGGCCCGGGAATTCGCAGGCTGACGGCCGAACAGTTCCGGGATGCGCTTGGATCCGTCACGGGTGTCTGGCCCGACCGCCCCGAGGGCGGGCTGGATGCGCTCCTGGTGGAGCCGGGATCGGCGGAGCCGCTGCCGGCGTCGCCCTTCTGGATCTGGTCGGATGCCCATGCCGCAACCAGCGCGCCGCCCGGCACCAACTGGTTCCGGCGCCCGCTCGTTCTCGCCAACGTCCCGGGGGAGGCCACGCTCCACGTGCAGGTCGACAATGCGGTTCGCGTCTTTCTCAACGGCGGCCGCATCCGGGGCGTCGAGGCCGCGGACTGGGACCGGCCGGGCATTTATGACCTCCGGCGTGGACTGAGGACGGGCACCAACGAACTCGTGCTTGAAGCGGTCAACGGGGGCGACGCACCGAATCCGGCGGGGCTGCTCGCCTACGTGAAGCTGCGCCCGGACGCCGACGGTGGCGGAGACCCTCTGGATGTCGCTTCGGACGCCGCCTGGGGAGTTTCGGACCGGCCGGTGAATGCGGCGGCCCCGGATGAGGGCGTTGTGTGGCGTCCGGCGCAGGTGCTGGGGCCTCCGGGCATGGAGCCGTGGAGGGCTGTGGATACCCTCGCCCGCAGCGTGGCCGGACGCCCGGTGTATGGTCAGGTACGCGCCTCGCTCACGGCGGCCGACCCCCTGATGCTGGCGCTGGGTCGGCCGAATCGCGAGCAGGTGACCACGGTGCGCCAGTCGGCCCCGACAACGATCCAGGCGCTGGAATTGACCAACGGTGAGACGCTATCAACGCTGCTCCATCGGGGCGCGGAGCGCCTGCTCGCCGGTGGCACCGATGGGCGGCAGTTGACCGAGCGGCTTTTTGTGCGCGCACTCTCGCGTCCGCCCAATGCGCAGGAGCTTGACCTGTCCCTCGGGTTGGTGGGCGAACCCCCGCGGCGGGAGGGCGTCGAGGATCTGCTGTGGAGCCTTGCCATGTTGCCGGAGTTCCAGTTCATTTTTTGA
- a CDS encoding exopolysaccharide biosynthesis protein produces MSAGIPSCDPAAGFIPLSAQLADLFRSEGAAGLTLNQLLERTADRGPYGLIILMCLPFMAPFAMPGVSNVFGVVIAMLAWRILRGEPARLPRRLGNRSVQGRVLARVVAASIRVLGWVERLTRPRGPAWLQGSQLRQFNALVLAYGGLLLAAPIPPIIPVSNLAPAIGILLVAASMMERDGVMIWAGYAATLGATVYIGVMAVVQFQLFVMLWHRYADSVADFLRRLLT; encoded by the coding sequence ATGAGCGCCGGCATTCCGTCATGCGATCCGGCCGCGGGATTCATTCCGTTATCAGCGCAACTGGCCGATCTGTTTCGCTCGGAAGGGGCCGCCGGGCTCACCCTCAACCAGCTTCTGGAGCGCACCGCGGACCGCGGACCCTACGGACTCATCATCCTGATGTGCCTTCCGTTCATGGCCCCGTTCGCCATGCCCGGGGTCAGCAACGTCTTCGGGGTGGTCATCGCAATGCTGGCGTGGCGGATTCTCCGCGGCGAACCGGCGCGCCTGCCCCGCCGGTTGGGCAACCGCAGCGTGCAGGGACGCGTGCTGGCCCGGGTGGTCGCCGCCAGCATCCGGGTGCTGGGCTGGGTCGAGCGCCTGACGCGTCCGCGCGGTCCCGCGTGGCTCCAGGGATCACAATTGCGCCAGTTCAATGCCCTCGTGCTGGCCTACGGCGGACTCCTCCTCGCGGCGCCGATCCCGCCGATCATTCCCGTCTCCAACCTGGCCCCGGCCATCGGCATCCTGCTGGTGGCCGCCAGCATGATGGAACGGGACGGTGTCATGATCTGGGCCGGCTATGCCGCGACCCTCGGGGCCACCGTGTACATTGGGGTGATGGCGGTCGTTCAGTTCCAGCTCTTCGTGATGCTGTGGCACCGGTACGCGGATTCCGTCGCGGACTTCCTCCGGAGGCTGCTGACATGA
- a CDS encoding DUF1501 domain-containing protein produces MKFPDYSRREFVQSLGAATLGALACGPTRILANPEAGAPPATADTLIVLWMAGGMAATETFDPKRYTPFEKGMDPNTVLSTFPSIPTAVDGIRFSEGLEHLARVMDRGTLIRSYTAGDLGFILHSRHQYHWHTGYAPPQTVACPHLGAVISRTLGPRDPAVPAFINIGQRLDVGEGEELKAFTTAGFLGSEHGPFNVPFPDAAKDVVTPPGGMSPSRFESRDRFYRRLVEASPVGQLGSGFQQESLMRSLDNAHRLLSSPAARAFDLTLEDPATVAKYVPGGWDFSSRLGGEFTREGSYERANIQRFGLGCLLARRLAEVGARYIEVTTEYIPFLNWDTHEHGHEKLVNMKRAIDGAIAQLVLDLEARGLLDRTLIVVASEFSRDMMQEGKPDKPIKDQVPVPDRIESMTHYGMHRHFTDAGCVLLFGGGMRRGHLHGVTADERPCKTLRDRVVIEDLHATIYRAMGISPKLAYEIEKRPFYVTRDGVGQPVAGLFAQPV; encoded by the coding sequence ATGAAATTTCCCGACTACAGCCGCCGTGAATTCGTGCAATCGCTGGGCGCCGCGACCCTGGGCGCCCTGGCCTGCGGTCCGACGCGGATCCTCGCCAATCCGGAGGCCGGAGCGCCGCCAGCGACGGCCGACACCCTGATTGTGCTCTGGATGGCCGGGGGCATGGCGGCCACGGAAACCTTCGACCCCAAGAGGTACACGCCATTTGAGAAGGGCATGGATCCCAACACCGTGCTCTCCACGTTTCCCTCGATTCCCACGGCGGTGGATGGCATCCGGTTCAGCGAGGGGCTGGAACATCTGGCGCGCGTGATGGATCGCGGGACCTTGATCCGCAGCTACACCGCGGGCGATCTCGGCTTCATCCTGCATTCGCGGCATCAGTATCACTGGCACACCGGCTATGCGCCGCCGCAGACGGTGGCCTGTCCGCACCTCGGCGCGGTGATTTCGCGCACGCTCGGGCCCCGGGATCCCGCGGTCCCCGCGTTCATCAACATCGGCCAGCGTCTCGATGTGGGTGAGGGCGAGGAACTGAAGGCCTTCACAACCGCCGGGTTTCTTGGAAGCGAACATGGGCCGTTCAACGTGCCCTTTCCGGACGCCGCCAAGGATGTGGTCACACCGCCGGGGGGCATGAGCCCCTCGCGGTTTGAGAGCCGCGACCGGTTCTACCGCCGGCTGGTGGAGGCCTCGCCGGTCGGCCAGCTGGGCAGCGGCTTCCAGCAGGAATCATTGATGCGGTCGCTGGACAACGCCCACCGGCTGTTGAGCTCTCCGGCGGCGCGGGCCTTCGACCTGACCCTGGAGGATCCCGCCACCGTGGCGAAGTACGTGCCCGGCGGATGGGATTTCTCCAGCCGTCTCGGGGGTGAGTTCACTCGGGAGGGCAGCTACGAGCGGGCCAACATCCAGCGTTTCGGGCTTGGCTGCCTCCTGGCGCGACGGCTGGCCGAGGTGGGGGCGCGCTACATCGAGGTCACCACCGAGTACATCCCCTTCCTGAACTGGGATACGCATGAGCACGGCCATGAGAAGCTGGTGAACATGAAGCGGGCGATTGACGGGGCGATCGCCCAGCTGGTCCTGGATCTTGAGGCACGGGGCCTGCTCGATCGCACGCTCATTGTCGTCGCCAGCGAATTCAGCCGCGACATGATGCAGGAGGGGAAGCCGGACAAACCCATCAAGGATCAGGTGCCGGTGCCCGACCGGATCGAATCCATGACCCATTACGGCATGCACCGGCATTTCACGGACGCCGGTTGTGTGCTGCTGTTTGGCGGCGGCATGCGGCGCGGCCATCTGCACGGGGTCACCGCCGATGAGCGGCCGTGCAAGACCCTGCGCGACCGGGTGGTCATCGAGGACCTCCATGCGACGATCTACCGGGCCATGGGGATCTCTCCGAAGCTCGCGTACGAGATCGAGAAGCGGCCCTTCTACGTGACCCGCGATGGCGTCGGCCAGCCGGTGGCCGGCCTGTTTGCGCAGCCCGTCTGA
- a CDS encoding ATP-binding cassette domain-containing protein has product MPLLEVQDLQVHFPVKQGVFARTRGHVRAVDEVSFTVGAGEAVGLVGESGCGKTTLGRAVLRLVDPTGGRVVFAGTDLTPLSQRALRPLRRQFQMIFQDPFSSLNPRLTVGDSIGEALDIHRLAPDAAARRARIGESLQSVGLDPVLADRHPHEFSGGQRQRIGIARALAVQPKLIVCDEPVSALDVSVQAQVINLLQDLQRERGLAYLFISHDLAVVEHLCQRVLVMYLGRVVESGSARDLCRAPGHPYTQALLSAVPVVDPDSKRQRVVLGGDVPSPIHPPPGCPFHPRCPVAEPRCRTERPALRRLSGGREVACHLAG; this is encoded by the coding sequence ATGCCCCTCCTCGAAGTCCAGGATCTCCAGGTCCATTTTCCGGTGAAGCAGGGCGTGTTCGCACGCACCCGCGGCCACGTCCGCGCCGTGGATGAAGTGTCGTTCACCGTCGGGGCGGGCGAGGCGGTCGGGCTCGTGGGGGAAAGCGGCTGCGGCAAGACCACGCTGGGCCGTGCCGTGCTGCGACTCGTGGATCCCACCGGCGGACGCGTGGTGTTTGCCGGCACCGACCTCACGCCATTGAGCCAGCGGGCGCTCCGTCCGTTGCGACGGCAGTTCCAGATGATTTTCCAGGATCCCTTCAGCTCGCTGAACCCCCGGCTGACGGTTGGCGACAGCATCGGCGAGGCGCTCGACATCCATCGCCTCGCACCGGACGCCGCCGCCCGCCGGGCCCGCATCGGGGAATCGCTCCAAAGCGTGGGGCTTGACCCCGTCCTGGCGGACCGCCACCCGCATGAGTTCAGCGGCGGCCAGCGGCAGCGCATCGGCATCGCGCGCGCCCTGGCCGTCCAGCCAAAGCTGATTGTGTGCGACGAACCAGTGAGCGCCCTGGACGTCAGCGTGCAGGCCCAGGTGATCAACCTGCTCCAGGACCTCCAGCGCGAGCGCGGACTGGCCTACCTGTTCATCTCGCACGATCTGGCCGTGGTGGAACACCTCTGCCAGCGCGTCCTGGTGATGTACCTGGGCCGGGTGGTGGAAAGCGGAAGCGCGCGGGACCTCTGCCGCGCACCGGGACATCCCTACACGCAGGCACTGCTCTCGGCGGTGCCCGTCGTGGATCCGGACTCGAAGCGCCAGCGCGTCGTGCTGGGCGGGGATGTGCCTTCGCCAATCCATCCGCCTCCCGGCTGCCCGTTTCATCCGCGCTGCCCGGTGGCCGAACCGCGGTGTCGAACGGAACGACCGGCATTACGCCGGCTCTCGGGCGGCCGCGAAGTCGCCTGCCACCTCGCTGGGTGA